The DNA window GCAACATCTCAGGTCGGAACATTCCGGAATTTCCTATTTCTACCCATTTCTTTAGGCCTTCATGATAACTGGTTACATgcaagaggaggaggaggaagattGATTAATCTTTAATGTGAAAAATTAATTGGGAAGGGCCTCCCTTAAGCTTTTATTATAACATAGAATTTTACCCAAAGATTTCCATGCTTGGTTCAGTATATGGGTTATAAGCTGGTTTAAATTTCAGCTTCTTCATACCTGAAGATGAGGCACAAATCAAATAAGATTCGTGTTTCCccacataatttaaaatataaaataacagtTACCAAGTCGGCTAAAGAAGTCGTTGAAAACTCCAATCAAATCACCGAGGGTAAGACCTCGATCACAAACAAGACCTGTCACCATAAAAGCAGacatctcaaaacaaaagaaaaatggCATCTTCCAGGAAATGGTAGGGCCGTTTTTATCACAGACAGAAAATTCAATTGTCTTCTGAATTATGGACGTCATTTCTTTTTGGAACCAATAGAAGAAACGAGAACTATATGTACTAAACTACTAATAATGAAAGCACTTTTTCGCCTTTACAAGAAATCATTCAAAAGAAATGGGAATTTCACAAGTCCAGTGTTGTTTAGAGAGGGCAAAGTTTGTCAATATGGTTATAGATCAACAGAAAATTCCAGTTCCAAATTACAATGATAATCATTTGGCTTCTCTGGTGTATTACAATTTAGCATCTTAAAACAAAGCCATCTTATACATGAACCTAAAATGGCATAATTACAAAATAGGTCAACTATAATGAACACCCAGTTCACATTGCCGTTTATAATCAGTTTTAGAAAATCAGGCAATGATAGATTGTGTATTTCCTTCACTTAGTTAAAAGACTGCTAATTTGAAAGCTTTTGAGTGGGTAATCAGTTAAATATTGAGAAACTAGATGCAATTTTCCAGTACCTTCTATCTGGTGGAATTCTGCAAGATGAGTTCGATCAACAGCTTCATTTCTGAAAACACGGTCTATGGAGAAGTACTTTTTCGGAACAAATCCATCCTGCAATCATTGTCCAAACTAGATTCAGAGAAAATGTGATACTGTTATCAAGAATCTAAAGGCAACTAAGGATAAACTCCAGCTATATAGGTTGAATACATTGGAGAGAAAACTATGCACAGCTGCATAACAACAATTAGCTCTCtgagttaaaataaaaaatttattgttaaaagttaaaatgaagaaaatggcAAAAGTGAAAATAGAGTCTCAAAAAGCTAAACAACTTATATACCTTGGCAAGCTGGTAAAGCATCCTTGATGAAACAGCTGTAGTATGAGTTCTTAGAAGGTTTTTGTCTGCTTCCTCTCGTTTCCAGTCATATCCATAACTGAAGGACATTTTTACTGTCATATATTCGAGAGAAGACTAGTATTTAGCCAAAATAGGAAAGTGGAAGAGATTATCAGCTTACCCTCTTGAACCATGTCCTCCAGATTCATGAATGTTCTTCACCCTCTCAACATAATCTTCTGGTAGTGTCTTTGTAGTGGAAGGAACTGATGAAGACAAAAGGCATAATAAACTTCAGTAGACCACCTCTTATGAGTtgtctatataaaataaagatagcTTGACCTTGGAGGAAGAATGTGTCATGAGAATCACGAGCAGGATGCTGTTGTGGCTGAAAAAGTGCGTCAAAATTCCAGAAGCTgtgaaaagaaaaaatcattcTCAGGTTGCATCTTGATGAGTAACAACTTCAATCATTAACAACAGTTATGCATTGGATATACATTATATCCTGAGTTATAAGGAAAGGAAACAGAAAATAGTACATTCTACAActtattcttcttcatgaacggAAAAAAGTAACATTCTAGTTCATGCCACTATTTCAGAATAAATTACAAAGGCAAATGAATGTTAAGGCAACGCAACACACCATCTAGCTAAACATGCATCAATTTTTAGTAATTCAGGAGTTTGCTAAGGCTAGTAATCTGCATATGATCACAATTAGAATATCGGATACAACAGTAATGATGTCAAATCTCCAGCAAATTTACTGATAGTTTGTGGAAATGGATGAAAGGAAAAGGAGAGAAAAGGAGACAGAAACCTGCTTTCAACAAAATTGTTTGTGGGCATCTCCTCAAACCTGCACAATCAATCAATCTCCATCATTTGATTggaaaaactaaataattagtTTCTAACTTCCCCTGTGGGCAAGAAAGTGACATCAAACAATTCAATAGACTCATGTGGAATGAGTTTCATAATGAAAGGCCACAAACATGCAATATTTGCTTATGGTACATTCTGACAACGTATTACTTTTAACATCACATATTAATAGCGCTCTAAATGTAGTGAAAACTCATAGTTGATTAAGACTTCATCTCCTCGTATGATCCTAAGTTCTAACATGTCTCATGAAGAAGTCAAGAAGGGTTTTTCATGGAGGAAATAGTGCATACACTCTACTGTCACAATTTTCTAAACCAGGGTTTAATCCCTAGAGGAGGCTAGCACAACATGCCACCTCCATAGACTTTCATTATCATCAAAAAGTAAAGGCCATATTTGCCTTTGCCACAATTCAAACAGATCATATTCAGGCTCTCATACTCCATTTTCCACACAGTGCGATTTAAACGAAACTTAGATAAAAGAGGCTTAGTAAGATCAACTTCTGCACACAATCGAATATAACGACCGCGCTCAATCTTCATTACTTCCCTAAGAAAGAGGTTATTCGCGTTCAGTCTAATCCTCTTCTCATGTGCAAAGGCTTATCGATCCTTTTTGAGTCAGATGTGGCATTGCTGATTCGAGAGCAGTTGTCCTTTCTACTACAATTATCCCTGCTTAACTAGATTGGTAGGTCTGACTATTTGTCTTTACCCGCTATCGATGTAAAACAGCCCTATATGGCTGCTCTGGTCCTCCCTTTACTTTACCATCAAAGTGTTTTCAGTGAGATTCAAACTTGAGACCTCAACCTCTCAAGTTAAACCTTATCCACTTGAGCTACTATGGGTGGGTACTCTACTGTCATAGTTAAAGCCCATATATGCATTTAAATGATAGTTTTTTACCACAAAGACCAGCAAACCTTACCCCATCTGAAGGAAGATCATCTTGAATTGCTGACGTACCTGAAATATGAATTTTCAGAAAAAGGTTTTATAAACAAAACTGATTGAACTTTGACAATAATAACTTATGTagatcaatattttaaaatgtgctttgtatgaaaaatgtaaaactatgtcaatattataattctttttgGTATATGGCCTTCCCATTATCTCATTAGAAGAAAGAACATGTGCTTAATTAATTACTCCTCCATAGCCATTAAAAGTCTTATTACATATATGATTCGGAACATGTGGCAACCAAAATATATTGGTGCTGTTTTACGTTGGGACCACCAGCAGTTGCATCTCTAAAATGCTCAAGTCACATAGTAGACTAGGAAGCTATTGTACAATGTGATATAGTGGTGTATTTTAATTGAACAGAGCCTCAACCAGTATACAATTGAATAACACATGTttctcaaacattcttgatcaTAGAGACAAGGCTCTCATTATGGAATGGATCCCCCGAGACTATTGGCTTTCTTAGAGGGAATTTAACAATAACTGACGATAAAAACCAGATACACACAAGTTATTTCCAATATCTTTATAGGCCAAACAGTGTAGTCAGATAAACCTTgccaaataaatgaaaaaacaaacagATGAacttataagtatatatattgttCATTTTTTGAAGGAGTGGTATGTATGTTTCTTGCCTTGAGCAATGTATGTAAACAGCCACCATCAACAGGCTGACCTTTTGCTAGGAAGTTATATTCCTTGAATTCCAGATCCTTCCATTCACCCCtttgaataaagaaaaaagGTAACAAATTAACAGATAATTGTCAGCTACACAAAGTCACCCCAATGGATATATTCATagcaatttttttatattcaaggAGCAGATTAACATATAATCATCCCTAGCAAAGCAATCTTCATATCCCTTTAAACCAAGCATTGCAACAAGCATTCAATCCCCAAAATGACACAAACCCAGTTTACAATAAATCCATGAACTATCACAATGCATGAAAGTCAAGATAACTTGTTTGTTTGTCTCTACATACACCTTAGTCAAGCAACAACATAATTCAATTGATAACAGTTAAGTATCATGCATTTTTACTATCAACACTCGTCGTTATAAAGCAACCAGTAGGGGACCAACTGTAAACATTCtcattataagaaaaatatatagcTCAAGTTCTTTTCTGCAGCCCACAACCAACCCTATCACTTAAAATATCATCACAAATCTATTGTGACAAACTCCAATAATGAATTCAGCATGTAGATCTCAAATGCAAgtagaaaattatttatcctATTTGAGTACAAGTCAAACTGCTTGACTTGCATTAAAAGCATAAGTCCGTAGATAAGCATTTTATCAACCTGCCAAAAGCCATCAATGCTCAATTGTTTCAGCATAGTCCATTTGCAgcataaaaattcaaaaaataaaacaaaacatcaGTTTGCAGCATATATAGATACATCCACCAGAGGTCCAGAAATAAATACCAAAGTATCCAGATCACCTTTGCAAGTTTTCTCGAGTCAAATCAGTGGCGAATTTCTTCCTTTTAGGAGCATAACAAGGACCTTTCCGTAATGAATAGCCCTTccaagtcctagaaagaaaggtaaataaaaaaaatgagcacACTAAGAGCATGAGAGATGTTATTCTAGACTTAATTTCTCTATATTCATAATCATTTCCCCGCTAGAGCATTCAAGGATCGCATCCCTTGCCCACAAAGGAAAACTAATCTAGCCTTTGTATAGCACCTTAAGATTTACTTAACAAAATCAAGCAAGTGTTTCAGATGCCagcaaaaaaataaacaatgagAAGAAGTAGAGGAAGTACTGGGAAGTAATTAGCTTTCTTCTCTTGAGAGCATCTATATCTTTTGGGTCTATCACCTGCACAATCACAATTACAAAGTGTAAAGGTAATATCTAAATAATGGAGAACAACAAATCACCAATGGAAGAAGATACAAGAACAATGCTCGCATTTAAGATTTCTCTCCACAAACACCTCAACCATATATGTTAGCAAAGCTACCACAGAAATAGAAAGTGGCACTATTTCCACTTAAACCAAATTAATCTATTACCAATTACTCTAGGTAACACATTGATTTCTTCATAGACTCGAAGCAAATCAATGAAAAACATCACTATCAACAAATTATAAACTACAAATGTTATATATGCACCTTCTCATCCTGTACTAGTATTAGTAAATCTTTCACTTTGTCTTCCACATGATGGACCTGCAACAATTGAAATGTACCAGAGAGGAAATCAATTAGGGGCACAATTAACTAAAATGAACAAACCAAACATATTCAAAAGAATCAGACGCAAGCAAAATAGTCCCATAACTGAGACTAATTTAACACACTAATTAAAGCAGGGAGAGATATATAGGCATTCAAAAATCTCGTATTGGGGAAAAGTCAGATGAATAATTGGTCATATGCAAACCCTTGAATAAAATTATCCAAGCTCTAAAGTTAAAGATAATGAAGCTTAATTCACAACAATGTAATCATTGTACTCGTTTATATTCACCTTTCTAGTAACAAGTTGCTTTCCCATCTCCACCCACTGGTTCTTTATAGCCTGTGAGCGACCTATCTTAAAGACTGATGCATCAATTTTTTTCTGCAAGCACAAAAACACATATTATAATGTATGTTTAACAAAGTCAAAAGTGATCAAGCATAACTAATTGAACTATTTGCAGCTTAACAGGCCATATAACATAAATACACCTAATGAAATTGAAGGGAATTATAACCTGCAAATCTTCTAGAGAGATGCCTTCTGACGGTATCGCCAAGAAGACTTGTACTTCTGGTGAGCCTGATGAAGCATACATCTTTCCTTCATTAGTAAGTGCCCATCTCTCCCGCTTAATATCCTGCATGACTTCAAATAAGCAGATGTAAAACACCAATTACTTGGGTTTTTTTAAACCCAGGATTATTTTCTTCTTAATCCTCTAAACTTTTTTCCCAATTGGATAGCTgactttcattttcatttgttATTTGTCTAGTATAACAAGTAAAAATGCAATCTTGTTCTTTTCCCAGTATAAGATTTGGAAGAATTTTAGTCATAACAGTCATCTGGAACTGTCCAGCATTAGAAAATGGTCAGTTAGAATACAGAAGAATCCAATCCAATACCTGAGCCACGACGAGTCTGAAACCATGAAGACTCTTGATAACGTTAGTCAGCTCCTGGTGATCAATTCCTTGTTCGGATGCGAATTGTCCGGAATCTGAGATTTCCTCATTCTTTTCGAGGAAGCCCAGAACTGCTTCTTCCGCCA is part of the Impatiens glandulifera chromosome 1, dImpGla2.1, whole genome shotgun sequence genome and encodes:
- the LOC124917792 gene encoding phenylalanine--tRNA ligase alpha subunit, cytoplasmic-like; amino-acid sequence: MAEEAVLGFLEKNEEISDSGQFASEQGIDHQELTNVIKSLHGFRLVVAQDIKRERWALTNEGKMYASSGSPEVQVFLAIPSEGISLEDLQKKIDASVFKIGRSQAIKNQWVEMGKQLVTRKVHHVEDKVKDLLILVQDEKVIDPKDIDALKRRKLITSQTWKGYSLRKGPCYAPKRKKFATDLTRENLQRGEWKDLEFKEYNFLAKGQPVDGGCLHTLLKVRQQFKMIFLQMGFEEMPTNNFVESSFWNFDALFQPQQHPARDSHDTFFLQVPSTTKTLPEDYVERVKNIHESGGHGSRGYGYDWKREEADKNLLRTHTTAVSSRMLYQLAKDGFVPKKYFSIDRVFRNEAVDRTHLAEFHQIEGLVCDRGLTLGDLIGVFNDFFSRLGMKKLKFKPAYNPYTEPSMEIFGYHEGLKKWVEIGNSGMFRPEMLLPMGLPEDVRVIAWGLSLERPTMILYGVDNIRDLFGHKVDLGLIKRNPLCRIGIE